Within the Kitasatospora viridis genome, the region CGCCACCGTCAAGCAGTGGAAGGTCCTGCCATGAGCGAGCACACCACCCCGTCCGGACCGGGTCCCGCGATGATCGACCACCTGCTCGGCGAACTCTGGGAGCGGGGCGGCAGCGACCTGCTGCTCACTGCTGGATCGGCGCCGTTCCTGCGCGTCGACGGCGCCCTGCGAGCGGTGGAGGGAGCCGCGCTGACCGAGCCCGAGGTCGACCGCCTGGTGACCGGGGTCCTGGGCGGGGAACTCACCGACCGGTTCCGCCGGGAGAAGCAGGTCGACTTCGCGTTCAGCTGGGGGGAACGCGCCCGGCTGCGCGGGAACGCCTTCGTGCAGCGCGGCGCCTCAGCCCTGGCGCTGCGGGTCATCCCGTTCGACGTCCCGTCAGCCGAACAGCTCGGGCTGCCCCCGGTCGTCACCGGGTGGGCGGGCCTGCCGCGCGGGTTCGTGCTGGTCACCGGGCCGACCGGGTCGGGGAAGTCGACCAGCCTGGCGGCGCTCCTCGACCACGTCAACACCCACCGGTCGGTGCACATCCTCACCATCGAGGACCCGATCGAGTACCTGCACCGCCACAAGCGCTCGGCGGTCAACCAGCGCGAGGTCGGCACCGACACCGACTCCTTCCCCGCCGCCCTGCGCTCGGCCCTGCGCGAGGACCCCGACGTCCTGCTCCTCGGCGAGATGCGCGACCCGGAGAGCATCTCCGCGGCCCTGACCATCGCCGAGACCGGCCACCTGGTGCTCGCCACCCTGCACACCAACGACACGGCGCAGACCCTGGACCGCATCGTCGACGTCTTCCCGGCCGACCAACAGCCCCAGATCCGGCTGCAACTGGCGCACACCTTGGTCGGCATCCTCAACCAGACCCTCGTCCCCCGGATCGGCGGCGGCCGGGCAGCCGCCTTCGAGGTACTGGTCGGCACCCCGGCGATCCGCAACCTGATCCGCGAGGGCAAGACCCGCCAGATCCGCAACATGATCTCGACCGGCCACCGCGACGGCATGCAGACCCTGGAGACCAGCCTCAACGCCCTCCTCGCGGCAGGCACCGTCAGCTACGACGAGGCCGTCCGGCACACGGCCCACCCGGAGGACATCCAGCGGCCGCACACCCCGGCCGGCCGCGCCTGACCGGGGATCAGCCGAAGAACGGGTCGTCCTGTAGGTTCTCAACTCCGATGTCATGCGAGTGACCGCGCGGCCAGCCGCTTGGAGCCGTTCTCAAACGGATGACATGGCTCCGGATTCTCGGTGCTGTGACAGGTCCTCGCGCCTGCGGTGCCGTCTCTCGATGCGGTCGGCCGGCGCTCGCAGGGCGGGTGAGGTCAGTGCCAGGTCGCGGTTGTCGCGCCCGGCGAGCATGTGGTCGAGCCAGCGCTCGTACCAGGCCAGGAAGTCCATGGCCGATGAGACGTTGGGGCCCCAGAAGCCGTCGGCGTTTCCGGTGACAACTCGGCCTGCCAGGGGACCTGTGATGCCGAGAAGCACCAGGTCGGAGCACCCCGCCTCGATGATGTGCAGAAACAGGTCACTTCGGTGCGGCGAGCTGGCGGCGAACGTGAAACCCCGAAGGCGGCTGGGCTCGTCTCGGGGGTCCATCGTGAACAGCCGACATGACTGCAGCGGCAGCAGACCGTAGAAGGGCGATGCTCCGCCCCCGCCCAGCCTGGTCAGGAAGCTGCGGTAGGAATCGGGCAGTTCGATGTGGTGTTCGGCCTCGAACTCGAAGACCTTCGCGGCCGGCAACGGGGGTTCGAGGCGGAACCCGTGCTTCTCTTCACCGAAGGAGTAGCTTCGCAGCGCGGCGTAGGGCACCTTGGCCAGCTTGCGTCGGATGCGGACGATCCGGGAGTCCATGCGAACTCTTCTCTCTGTCTTCCCGCAAACTACCTGCCCACCGGCACTGGTGTCACCAGTGTGATCGGCTACCCGTAAGCCAGTTGTGCCCGGCGTCATGCGTTTGGGTCCAGGCGACCGGCATGAGCGCTGAACTGCGATCCGAGGCCGGATGGGACGGCCCCCACTATCGTGTCCGAACCGGTGGCCGAGGCGCCAACGCCGGACCTGAGACAACGTCACCCGAACAAGTGACGGCAGTGGCCAGCGATTTTCAATCCCGTGTCAGATCGGCCAGTCACATGACATCGCGACTGAGAAAATGACACGGGATTTGAGAACCTACACGTCCACGACGCGGACCCACCCGCCGTCCGGCTGGCGTCGGAGGACCCCCGTGGTGGTGGAGACCACCGGCGCGGGGCCGGCGCCGGTCAGGGTGGCGGTGTTCGACACCAGGGCGATGTCGTCCACCTGTCGGATGTCGCGCAGTTCGAGCGTGAGGCGGGCGCCGCTGTCGATCAGCTGTTGCAGGGCCTGCCGGATGGCCCCGGTGCCCACCAGGTGGGCACCGGGGGTGAGGGCGAAGTGCGCGTGCGGCTCGTACAGCGACACCAGCCCCTCGATGTCACCCGCCTCCAGGTACTCCATGAACATGGCCCCCACCTGCTCGGGCGTCTGCGCACGGCGCCGGGTGGTGGCACCGACGGGCTTGTCGCCCCAGCCCGCTACGGCGAGCAGGTCGTACCAGGTGGGCTGAGCGCCATGGGGCAGATGATGGCGCAACAGCGCTC harbors:
- a CDS encoding SMI1/KNR4 family protein, whose translation is MDSRIVRIRRKLAKVPYAALRSYSFGEEKHGFRLEPPLPAAKVFEFEAEHHIELPDSYRSFLTRLGGGGASPFYGLLPLQSCRLFTMDPRDEPSRLRGFTFAASSPHRSDLFLHIIEAGCSDLVLLGITGPLAGRVVTGNADGFWGPNVSSAMDFLAWYERWLDHMLAGRDNRDLALTSPALRAPADRIERRHRRREDLSQHRESGAMSSV
- a CDS encoding type IV pilus twitching motility protein PilT — translated: MSEHTTPSGPGPAMIDHLLGELWERGGSDLLLTAGSAPFLRVDGALRAVEGAALTEPEVDRLVTGVLGGELTDRFRREKQVDFAFSWGERARLRGNAFVQRGASALALRVIPFDVPSAEQLGLPPVVTGWAGLPRGFVLVTGPTGSGKSTSLAALLDHVNTHRSVHILTIEDPIEYLHRHKRSAVNQREVGTDTDSFPAALRSALREDPDVLLLGEMRDPESISAALTIAETGHLVLATLHTNDTAQTLDRIVDVFPADQQPQIRLQLAHTLVGILNQTLVPRIGGGRAAAFEVLVGTPAIRNLIREGKTRQIRNMISTGHRDGMQTLETSLNALLAAGTVSYDEAVRHTAHPEDIQRPHTPAGRA